A DNA window from Camelina sativa cultivar DH55 chromosome 17, Cs, whole genome shotgun sequence contains the following coding sequences:
- the LOC104758857 gene encoding probable RNA polymerase II transcription factor B subunit 1-1: MAGEQVENRGVKYKSSIKDPGTPGFLRINEVMLLFVPNDPKSDSKLKLQTKNIKSHKNTKEGSSKPPWLHLTTYQGRNHIFEFENYPDMHTCRDFVAVLIKSDEEPKKAAVSTSTEQLSIKEFELRFKLLKENSELQRLHKQFVESKVLTEDEFWATRKKLLGRDSIRKSKQQLGLKSMMVSGNKPSTDGRTNRVTFNLTPEIIFQIFAEKPAVRQAFINYVPSKMTEKDFWTKYFRAEYLYSTKNTAVAAAEAAEDEELAVFLKPDEILARETRQKIRRVDPTLDMEADEGDDYSHLMDHGIQRDGTMDVVEPQNDQFKRSLLQDLNRHAAVVLEGRSIDVDSEDTRVVAEALTRVKQVSKADGETTKDANQERLERMSRVAGMEDLQAPQNFPLAPLSIKDPRDYFESQQGNVVNVPRGAKGLKRNVHEAYGLLKESIVEIRATGLSDPLIKPEVSFEVFSSLTRTISTAKNIIGKNPRESFLDRLPKSNKDEVLHHWTSIQELLRHFWSSYPITTPYLHTKVGKLKDAMSNTYSKLDAMKESVQSDLRHQVSLLVRPMQQALDAAFQHYDADLQRRTAKSNGGERPNGYV; this comes from the exons ATGGCTGGTGAGCAAGTGGAGAACCGAGGAGTCAAATACAAGAGCTCTATCAAAGATCCAGGAACTCCTGGATTTCTCAGAATT AACGAAGTGATGTTACTCTTCGTCCCTAATGATCCCAAATCAGATTCAAAGCTCAAATTGCAGACTAAAAACATCAAAA gtcatAAAAATACCAAAGAAGGATCTAGTAAACCTCCTTGGCTCCATCTCACTACCTACCag GGACGGAATCATATCTTTGAGTTTGAAAATTATCCCGATATGCATACTTGCCGTGACTTCGTCG CGGTCCTTATTAAATCTGACGAGGAGCCTAAGAAAGCAGCTGTCTCGACATCTACCGAGCAACTCAGTATTAAAGAATTCGAGCTACGCTTCAAGCTTCTTAAAGAAAATAG TGAGCTGCAGAGATTGCATAAGCAATTTGTGGAAAGTAAAGTCCTGACGGAAGATGAATTCTGGGCTACAAGGAAG AAATTACTTGGTAGAGATTCCATCCGAAAGTCAAAGCAGCAGCTCGGGCTTAAGAGCATGATGGTTTCTGGTAACAAACCATCTACTGATGGACGG acTAATAGAGTGACGTTTAACTTGACACCTGAGATCATTTTTCAG ATTTTTGCTGAGAAGCCGGCTGTACGGCAGGCATTCATAAATTATGTTCCGAGTAAG ATGACAGAAAAAGACTTCtggacaaaatattttagagcaGAGTATCTTTACAGCACCAAAAATACAGCAGTAGCTGCAGCAGAAGCTGCTGAGGACGAGGAACTCGCTGTATTTCTGAAGCCTGATGAGATATTGGCTCGGGAAACTCGTCAAAAG ATTAGACGGGTTGATCCAACTCTTGACATGGAGGCTGACGAGGGAGACGACTACAGTCATCTTATG GACCACGGGATCCAGCGTGATGGCACCATGGATGTTGTTGAACCACAGAATGACCAGTTTAAACGATCACTTTTGCAAGATCTTAATCGTCATGCTGCTGTTGTATTGGAAGGCAGAAGCATTG ATGTTGATTCAGAAGATACGAGGGTTGTTGCAGAGGCTCTCACACGGGTTAAACAAG TAAGCAAAGCTGATGGGGAGACCACCAAGGACGCTAATCAGGAGAGATTGGAAAGAATGTCCCGTGTAGCTGGAATGGAGGATCTTCAAGCACCACAAAACTTCCCGTTAGCCCCGCTTTCTATCAAG GATCCTCGTGATTACTTTGAATCTCAACAAGGAAACGTCGTCAATGTACCCAGAGGAGCAAAGGGATTAAAGAGAAATGTCCATGAAGCTTATGGATTACTAAAAGAATCCATTGTGGAGATTAGAGCTACAGGATTAAGTGATCCGTTGATTAAGCCTGAAGTTTCCTTCGAG GTTTTCAGTTCGTTAACCCGTACTATCTCAACTGCCAAAAATATTATTGGGAAGAACCCACGAGAGAGCTTTCTAGACAGATTACCAAAGTCCAATAAGGATGAAGTTCTACAC CATTGGACATCAATACAAGAATTACTAAGACATTTTTGGTCATCTTATCCGATAACGACCCCATATCTTCATACCAAG GTTGGTAAACTGAAGGATGCAATGTCCAATACTTATTCAAAACTCGAT GCAATGAAAGAGTCAGTGCAATCTGATCTCCGGCATCAGGTTTCTTTACTGGTTCGCCCAATGCAACAG GCTCTTGATGCTGCGTTCCAACACTACGATGCAGATCTGCAGAGAAGAACAGCTAAGAGCAACGGCGGCGAAAGACCAAATGGGTACGTATAg
- the LOC104760043 gene encoding uncharacterized protein LOC104760043 — translation MEDYWDTEEAQQKSKTYSQARMSDRNGLGPHVHLSGPKSYQQLQDEMVEELGREVRLGEVFIKAHTKPDGTYVDRKAEKIAGTYEKTVQERLSQLEAESFAVSDGESRPRDLTTEEYTEIFLESTEKDSRGTPYGVGSLKDCLVDGTHKQACGSTTFVALEEQLKKAQRMIEEQAAQLERLAAHDEEQAAQLQRRDAELAAQSKVIAAQNGKIDQFSIVEDFLRECDPRFQKFVASHSAKETTPTPSTSA, via the exons ATGGAGGATTACtgggacactgaagaagcacaacaaaagagtaaaacctACTCTCAGGcccgtatgtctgaccgtaacgGCCTAGGTCCTCATGTCCACCTCTCAGGGCCAAAGTCTTATCAACAGCTTCAAGACGAAATG GttgaggaattgggaagagaagtccgacttggtgaggttttcatcAAGGCACATACAAAGCCTGATGGTACATATGTTGATCGGAAGGCAGAAAAGATTGCAGGGACATATGAGAAGACTGTTcaagagaggttgtctcagCTCGAGGCAGAGTCTTTTGCTGTGTCAGATGGAGAATCACGGCCACGGGACCTCACAACAGAAGAATATACAGAAATTTTCCTGGag tccactgagaaggattcaagaggaacaccttatggagttggaagcctcaaggacTGCCTTGTCGATGGAACGCATAAGCAAGCATGTGGCTCAACTACCTTTGTGGCTCTCGAAGAACAGTTGAAGAAAGCTCAACGCATGATAGAAGAACAGGCTGCTCAACTGGAGCGGCTTGCTGCGCATGATGAAGAACAGGCTGCTCAACTGCAGCGGCGTGATGCAGAACTTGCTGCGCAATCCAAAGTTATTGCTGCCCAGAACGGCAAGATTGACCAATTCTCCATCGTGGAAGATTTTCTGAGGGAATGTGATCCGCGGTTTCAGAAGTTTGTTGCAAGCCATTCAGCTAAAGAGACAACTCCAACTCCATCAACATCTGCTTAA